Proteins from a single region of Lepus europaeus isolate LE1 chromosome 4, mLepTim1.pri, whole genome shotgun sequence:
- the RNF44 gene encoding RING finger protein 44 isoform X1 gives MRPWALAVTRWPPSAPVGQRRVSAGPGSAPGQLWASPGREGPLASPPAQDERFPSQQPLPRPPHLPVAERRASAPAGGSPRMLHPATQQSPFMVDLHEQVHQGPVPLSYTVTTVTTQGLPLPAGHHIPGCSAQQLPACSVMFSGQHYPLCCLPPPQLIQACTMQQLPVPYQAYPHLISSEHYILHPPPPAPPPQPTHMAPLGQFVSLQTQHPRLPLQRLDNDVDLRGDQHPLGSFTYSTSAPGPTLSPSVPLHYLPHDPLHQELSFGVPYSHVMPRRLSTQRYRLQQPLPPPPPPPPPPPPYYPSFLPYFLSMLPMSPTAMGPSISLDLDVDDVEMENYEALLNLAERLGDAKPRGLTKGDIEQLPSYRFNPDSHQSEQTLCVVCFSDFEARQLLRVLPCNHEFHTKCVDKWLKANRTCPICRADASEVPRESE, from the exons ATGCGACCATGGGCACTGGCAGTGACTAGGTGGCCACCCTCTGCCCCTGTGGGTCAGCGGCGCGTCTCTGCAGGACCCGGCAGcgctccaggccagctctgggcaAG CCCCGGCCGCGAGGGCCCCCTGGCCAGCCCGCCTGCCCAGGATGAGCGCTTCCCCTCCCAGCAGCCGCTGCCCCGACCACCACACCTCCCCGTAGCGGAGCGCCGAGCCTCGGCTCCTGCCGGCGGGAGCCCCCGGATGCTGCACCCGGCCACCCAGCAGAGCCCGTTCATGGTGGATCTCCACGAGCAG GTGCACCAGGGACCCGTCCCTCTGTCCTACACAGTCACCACAGTGACGACCCAAGGCCTCCCCTTGCCTGCAGGCCACCACATCCCTGGCTGCAGCGCCCAGCAGCTCCCAGCATGCTCCGTGATGTTCAGCGGGCAGCACTaccccctctgctgcctcccgccCCCA CAGCTGATCCAGGCATGCACCATGCAGCAGCTCCCTGTGCCCTACCAGGCCTACCCCCACCTCATCTCCAGTGAGCACTACATCCTGCACCCTCcgccgccagccccgccccctcagccCACCCACATGGCGCCTCTGGGGCAGTTCGTGTCGCTGCAGACCCAGCACCCCCGTTTG CCCCTCCAGCGGCTCGACAACGACGTGGACCTGCGGGGGGACCAGCACCCTCTGGGGAGCTTCACCTATTCCACCTCTGCCCCCGGCCCAACCCTGTCCCCCTCGGTGCCCCTGCACTACCTGCCCCACGACCCGCTGCACCAGGAGCTGTCCTTTGGGGTG CCGTACTCCCACGTGATGCCACGGAGACTGAGCACCCAGAGATACCGCCTGCAACAGCCGCTGCCCCCGCCACCGCCCCCACCACCGCCCCCACCACCTTactaccccagcttcctgccctacTTCCT CTCGATGCTGCCGATGTCGCCCACGGCGATGGGGCCCTCCATCAGCCTGGATCTGGACGTGGACGATGTGGAAATGGAGAACTATGAG GCTCTCCTGAACCTGGCCGAGCGGCTGGGAGACGCCAAGCCCCGAGGCCTCACCAAAGGTGACATAGAGCAGCTCCCATCGTACCGCTTCAACCCCGACAGCCATCAGTCAGAGCAGACCCT GTGCGTGGTCTGCTTCAGTGACTTCGAGGCCCGGCAGCTGCTACGCGTCCTGCCCTGCAACCACGAGTTCCACACCAAGTGTGTCGACAAATGGTtgaag gccaACCGGACGTGTCCCATTTGCCGGGCCGATGCCTCCGAGGTGCCCAGGGAGTCCGAGTGA
- the RNF44 gene encoding RING finger protein 44 isoform X3, with protein MLHPATQQSPFMVDLHEQVHQGPVPLSYTVTTVTTQGLPLPAGHHIPGCSAQQLPACSVMFSGQHYPLCCLPPPQLIQACTMQQLPVPYQAYPHLISSEHYILHPPPPAPPPQPTHMAPLGQFVSLQTQHPRLPLQRLDNDVDLRGDQHPLGSFTYSTSAPGPTLSPSVPLHYLPHDPLHQELSFGVPYSHVMPRRLSTQRYRLQQPLPPPPPPPPPPPPYYPSFLPYFLSMLPMSPTAMGPSISLDLDVDDVEMENYEALLNLAERLGDAKPRGLTKGDIEQLPSYRFNPDSHQSEQTLCVVCFSDFEARQLLRVLPCNHEFHTKCVDKWLKANRTCPICRADASEVPRESE; from the exons ATGCTGCACCCGGCCACCCAGCAGAGCCCGTTCATGGTGGATCTCCACGAGCAG GTGCACCAGGGACCCGTCCCTCTGTCCTACACAGTCACCACAGTGACGACCCAAGGCCTCCCCTTGCCTGCAGGCCACCACATCCCTGGCTGCAGCGCCCAGCAGCTCCCAGCATGCTCCGTGATGTTCAGCGGGCAGCACTaccccctctgctgcctcccgccCCCA CAGCTGATCCAGGCATGCACCATGCAGCAGCTCCCTGTGCCCTACCAGGCCTACCCCCACCTCATCTCCAGTGAGCACTACATCCTGCACCCTCcgccgccagccccgccccctcagccCACCCACATGGCGCCTCTGGGGCAGTTCGTGTCGCTGCAGACCCAGCACCCCCGTTTG CCCCTCCAGCGGCTCGACAACGACGTGGACCTGCGGGGGGACCAGCACCCTCTGGGGAGCTTCACCTATTCCACCTCTGCCCCCGGCCCAACCCTGTCCCCCTCGGTGCCCCTGCACTACCTGCCCCACGACCCGCTGCACCAGGAGCTGTCCTTTGGGGTG CCGTACTCCCACGTGATGCCACGGAGACTGAGCACCCAGAGATACCGCCTGCAACAGCCGCTGCCCCCGCCACCGCCCCCACCACCGCCCCCACCACCTTactaccccagcttcctgccctacTTCCT CTCGATGCTGCCGATGTCGCCCACGGCGATGGGGCCCTCCATCAGCCTGGATCTGGACGTGGACGATGTGGAAATGGAGAACTATGAG GCTCTCCTGAACCTGGCCGAGCGGCTGGGAGACGCCAAGCCCCGAGGCCTCACCAAAGGTGACATAGAGCAGCTCCCATCGTACCGCTTCAACCCCGACAGCCATCAGTCAGAGCAGACCCT GTGCGTGGTCTGCTTCAGTGACTTCGAGGCCCGGCAGCTGCTACGCGTCCTGCCCTGCAACCACGAGTTCCACACCAAGTGTGTCGACAAATGGTtgaag gccaACCGGACGTGTCCCATTTGCCGGGCCGATGCCTCCGAGGTGCCCAGGGAGTCCGAGTGA
- the RNF44 gene encoding RING finger protein 44 isoform X2, translating to MRPWALAVTRWPPSAPVGQRRVSAGPGSAPGQLWASPGREGPLASPPAQDERFPSQQPLPRPPHLPVAERRASAPAGGSPRMLHPATQQSPFMVDLHEQVHQGPVPLSYTVTTVTTQGLPLPAGHHIPGCSAQQLPACSVMFSGQHYPLCCLPPPLIQACTMQQLPVPYQAYPHLISSEHYILHPPPPAPPPQPTHMAPLGQFVSLQTQHPRLPLQRLDNDVDLRGDQHPLGSFTYSTSAPGPTLSPSVPLHYLPHDPLHQELSFGVPYSHVMPRRLSTQRYRLQQPLPPPPPPPPPPPPYYPSFLPYFLSMLPMSPTAMGPSISLDLDVDDVEMENYEALLNLAERLGDAKPRGLTKGDIEQLPSYRFNPDSHQSEQTLCVVCFSDFEARQLLRVLPCNHEFHTKCVDKWLKANRTCPICRADASEVPRESE from the exons ATGCGACCATGGGCACTGGCAGTGACTAGGTGGCCACCCTCTGCCCCTGTGGGTCAGCGGCGCGTCTCTGCAGGACCCGGCAGcgctccaggccagctctgggcaAG CCCCGGCCGCGAGGGCCCCCTGGCCAGCCCGCCTGCCCAGGATGAGCGCTTCCCCTCCCAGCAGCCGCTGCCCCGACCACCACACCTCCCCGTAGCGGAGCGCCGAGCCTCGGCTCCTGCCGGCGGGAGCCCCCGGATGCTGCACCCGGCCACCCAGCAGAGCCCGTTCATGGTGGATCTCCACGAGCAG GTGCACCAGGGACCCGTCCCTCTGTCCTACACAGTCACCACAGTGACGACCCAAGGCCTCCCCTTGCCTGCAGGCCACCACATCCCTGGCTGCAGCGCCCAGCAGCTCCCAGCATGCTCCGTGATGTTCAGCGGGCAGCACTaccccctctgctgcctcccgccCCCA CTGATCCAGGCATGCACCATGCAGCAGCTCCCTGTGCCCTACCAGGCCTACCCCCACCTCATCTCCAGTGAGCACTACATCCTGCACCCTCcgccgccagccccgccccctcagccCACCCACATGGCGCCTCTGGGGCAGTTCGTGTCGCTGCAGACCCAGCACCCCCGTTTG CCCCTCCAGCGGCTCGACAACGACGTGGACCTGCGGGGGGACCAGCACCCTCTGGGGAGCTTCACCTATTCCACCTCTGCCCCCGGCCCAACCCTGTCCCCCTCGGTGCCCCTGCACTACCTGCCCCACGACCCGCTGCACCAGGAGCTGTCCTTTGGGGTG CCGTACTCCCACGTGATGCCACGGAGACTGAGCACCCAGAGATACCGCCTGCAACAGCCGCTGCCCCCGCCACCGCCCCCACCACCGCCCCCACCACCTTactaccccagcttcctgccctacTTCCT CTCGATGCTGCCGATGTCGCCCACGGCGATGGGGCCCTCCATCAGCCTGGATCTGGACGTGGACGATGTGGAAATGGAGAACTATGAG GCTCTCCTGAACCTGGCCGAGCGGCTGGGAGACGCCAAGCCCCGAGGCCTCACCAAAGGTGACATAGAGCAGCTCCCATCGTACCGCTTCAACCCCGACAGCCATCAGTCAGAGCAGACCCT GTGCGTGGTCTGCTTCAGTGACTTCGAGGCCCGGCAGCTGCTACGCGTCCTGCCCTGCAACCACGAGTTCCACACCAAGTGTGTCGACAAATGGTtgaag gccaACCGGACGTGTCCCATTTGCCGGGCCGATGCCTCCGAGGTGCCCAGGGAGTCCGAGTGA